From the genome of Solidesulfovibrio carbinolicus, one region includes:
- a CDS encoding glycosyltransferase family 2 protein yields MKNAMLLSVVIPAYNEEGNITATIDGIRAVLRREGVPYELVLVNDNSADATGSVLDALAQADPGVVVVHREPPRGFGRAVRAGLERASGDVIVICMADLSDDPEDIIKYYRKIEEGYDCVFGSRFMRGSRCVNYPRLKLFVNRLVNKMMQIMFWTRFNDLTNSFKAYRSYVIRDIMPLKACHFNITIELSLNTLIRGYTIAMVPISWQGRTWGSSNLHLTEMGRRYLSTLLRAWFEKNLILDDLMAESMAHRTRLAEKAAGLEGRVDSLERRLAAVEARVEN; encoded by the coding sequence ATGAAAAACGCCATGCTGCTGTCCGTCGTCATCCCGGCCTACAACGAAGAAGGCAACATCACCGCCACCATTGACGGCATCCGCGCCGTGCTGCGCCGCGAAGGCGTCCCCTACGAACTGGTGCTGGTCAACGACAACAGCGCCGACGCCACCGGCTCCGTCCTCGACGCCCTGGCCCAGGCCGACCCGGGCGTGGTGGTCGTCCACCGCGAACCGCCGCGCGGCTTCGGCCGGGCCGTGCGCGCCGGCCTGGAACGGGCCAGCGGCGACGTCATCGTCATTTGCATGGCCGACCTGTCCGATGATCCCGAAGACATCATCAAGTACTACCGCAAGATCGAGGAAGGCTACGACTGCGTCTTCGGTTCGCGCTTCATGCGCGGCTCGCGCTGCGTCAATTACCCCAGGCTCAAGCTCTTCGTGAACCGCCTCGTCAACAAGATGATGCAGATCATGTTCTGGACGCGCTTTAATGACCTGACCAATTCCTTCAAGGCCTACCGCTCCTACGTCATCCGCGACATCATGCCGCTCAAGGCTTGCCACTTCAACATCACCATCGAACTGTCGCTCAATACGCTTATTCGCGGCTACACCATCGCCATGGTCCCCATCTCCTGGCAGGGCCGCACCTGGGGCAGCTCCAACCTGCACCTGACCGAAATGGGCCGGCGCTACCTGAGCACCCTGCTGCGGGCCTGGTTCGAGAAAAACCTCATCCTCGACGACCTCATGGCCGAATCCATGGCCCACCGCACCCGGCTGGCCGAAAAGGCCGCCGGCCTCGAAGGCCGCGTCGACTCCCTGGAACGCCGGCTTGCCGCTGTCGAGGCCAGAGTGGAGAATTAA